CAATATATGCCAGGGCGATCAGATGCACGCCTTCGTCGAGGACTTTCGGTGAGAGCCTTTgagttgcaaaaaaaaaaaaaaaaattaattgtacattACATGGCCGATCGCAGGAACgtttaatatacttaaatataattgctgATAATAAAAGAGATGTTTCATTAGACTCACAGGCTGTCTGAGTCTCTTGAAATGGTTGGTGGACAAAGTCAACGCCGAGGACGAAGACGCCGTGCGTTCACCAACCGGCACAGTGCCTCTCAAGGCTCTCGACTTCGCAATTAAGAGATGTAGCGACTATATTAGCGCCCAATCGCACGAGGACATTGATCAGGAGGCTGAGAAGGTTTGGTCTCACCAGTGGGACCAATTTATCACCTGGTACTACCAGATTGTTCGCGGTCAAGCTCTCTTTGTCCGCACCAATGTGCCCTTCAACGTGAGATATCTACAAACACAATCTTCTCTTCTTCACTTATAAGCGTATTTTTTACCATTTGAAAATATGTCGTGCTTGTCAACAGAAATATGTCCTAGCTTCGAAGCATATATTAAAGAAGATGAGGAAGTATTGGCCACAGATAGATATGGACGGCATATTGAACATGTGGATCTTGAAACCTGGGAACAAGAGCCGGGGACGCGGTATTGTTCTGATGAATAAGCTGGAAGACGTAGTAGCGAAAGTAAACCCAACAGGCAAACCGGACACGCGATATGTCGTGCAGAAATATATCGGTAAACTTtcagattaataattaacggaAAACGCTAGCTGATTAACACAGGTGTTTGTTTTTGTTTCGATttggttaaaaataatctgaTTATATCTCCTAGAACGGCCATTACTGATTCACAATACAAAATTCGATATACGTCAATGGTTCATCGTGACGTGCGCTCAACCTTTAACTCTCTGGATGTATAGGTATGCAAATATATCAAGGATGTTTTGTTTTAAGTCACGACATTTCATAACATCGCTCACGCCAGAACAATTAAGCCAAGACTCGGccaagaaataataatagtttcaaaagtagaataataatcaatttatatcTCGCTGACATCTCGCGCGATCCTGTTCCCCAGCAATCACAAACTTGCTGATATAAATATCCAGACAGTACACAACACAGTGCTATCTGCATTTAATTATCGCTAATAAAATAGCAGTCAAGGCAGAGAAACTTCGAGCTTATTACTTGTTTACAGAGAAAGCTACCTTCGTTTTTGCTCGCAAAAGTTCAGTCTAGATGACTTCCACGAGTCGATTCACCTGTGCAATAACGCGATTCAATGCAAATACAATAACTGTGGCGACAGGGACTCTGCTCTACCCGCGGACAATATGTGGGACGCCACGACATTCAAGGAATTCCTCAAGTATGATTTACGTCACATCATATATAAAGAATCACTCgtgtatttctttaaaatttctatgtaattataaatactatttATGCATGTTTTGTTTCTAataaagcaatgtgcaagaaaaataattctcataaaAATTCTTCAGATCTCAGGGTCACAGTGATGCATGGGACGATCTGATATACCCGGGAATGAAACAAGGTCTTGTGGGCTCGTTATTGGCCAGTCAAGAGGCCATGGACCGACGAAAGAATAGTTTCGAACTGTACGGCGCCGACTTTATGGTCATGGAAGATTTTTCCGTATGGCTGATCGAGATCAACAGTCATCCAGACATGAGCTACTCCACTAGTGTTACTACGCGATTGTGTCGACAAGTGATGGAAGATACCATTAAAGGTAATTAACAATCTATCATTACTATCTTCCatattattacacaattaTGGCAGAAATTGTATTTTCGCTGGTACAGTCGTGGTAGACTTTCGAGaagataaaaatgcaaatactGGAGATTTTGAGTTAGCATATAAGCAGAGAATGCCGAGCTGCCAGCCGTATTTAGGCGCAGCTCTTTCGCTTCAGGGTACTCGTATCACCACCTGTGAGAAGAAATCGAGTCTGTATCAGGATTCCAAATCCAGCCTAGTCGCAAGGTCTCCAATGGtaagttagaaaaagataagaaataatCTAACGACGTGCCAGTTGGATCGAGTATCGACAATGTTTGATTTATCTATTTAGACGAAAAAGAAGTCGATGGTACATAGTAACATCGGGCCAGTAATCGTCGATCTCATCGAGGAACTGGAGATCCAGCTCGATCAAGAGTTGTACTCTTATTATAATACAGATTCGCCCAAGTCGATACCAGCACTTCCGGCGACTGCACCGGCGAAGCCTTCGAAGGCATCCATTTCCGATGAGAAAGCGGAAACCGTGACAAAGAGTACTTCAGCATGTACAACATCTATTATCAAGACGAAGTCACCAACTCCATCTAAAACTAACGTCCaggtaattataatttagaagAAGCGTTGCCATCTCGAAAATCGATGATTATTCAGTTTGCTATTAATGTATACTCTATTATGTAGAATCACACTAAATCTTCGAATAACGAGAAAAAATCTTCGCATAAACCGGCACGAAAGTTACGCACGGTCACTGCGGGCAGCAAACTGGATACATCTCCGAGACAAACGTTGATCTCAAAGATTATGGCTCTTCAGGAACAATCGACGAATATGGCGACTAAATCTGAGAAATCGTCgagaaaaaatgaagataagGTTAATATTCATACAAATTCTTGGTCACTAAATCCTTAGCGAAAAGTCCTTTTTCCCTGTTTCTTTAACAGATCATCAAATCTGCGATGCGAGACGCCgtaaaaaagtacaaaagaaACGTGACTATCCGGCCGGAAGTACCGCCACTGCCATCCCTACTTACGTCAACACCGAAAGTCACTCCCGTGTCGACAACGAAGAGCAAGAGCCGCAGCTTCCCGAAAAAACAaacgcataaaaaaaataaaattctaacaGACATCTCCGATATGTATGCTGTCGGTTTGAGCCTGACCAAATAATCGAAAAGCCTGTCAGTCACTCGTTGCTCGTCACTTTTCTCTTTACTGTTGATTAATTCTTCAATTCTATCTACaagtgatatatgtatacaactaataaatgttacaattataaatctGAAGCTGAAAATCATTTTACTTCCATCaatacaaaaaacaattttttaaacaatcaagATAACTTCACTACGCAATTCCGATTccaacaatttaaatttaaatttatattactcgCAAAATTTCCAGTCTGAGAATCCTGAGATATTCCCATGAACAAGTAAAGCTTTTGTCAATGTTAATGCATTCGATTTTGGAAGATAATACAAGAAGAAAGAAACACGTTATAAGACATAAATGCACGtagtaaagaaaaaatcctgcgatataaaaatatttagctgAGTCAATAAAGAAGACATTGAACAGATATAGGTATCGCAAGgacaaatggaaaattttaatcGAATGAAACACGAATCTCTTTAAGAAAACTTGTACAAATTTGCGAATACACACCCCGTGTTCCTTTTTTACTGGCAGTgctgaaaatatatagtttgcGTCACgtaactatagattttcagtactggcagtgaataaaGGAACACAGCCACAATATATCTTCGATCGCGATGACGCTTGTTGGTCGTGAGAAAGGATTCGCGTAATATGAATGTAGGTCATCGAGTCACACATAATCGATAAGAGCAAAACGGAAGCAGTAAATTGTCAAGTCCGAAAACTAAATTTCGCGTGCATGTAAAAGAACATTtgaataaaaactaaaaat
The Temnothorax longispinosus isolate EJ_2023e chromosome 7, Tlon_JGU_v1, whole genome shotgun sequence DNA segment above includes these coding regions:
- the LOC139815559 gene encoding tubulin glycylase 3A isoform X4 — translated: MLTNHTVDFLWNTGSDWPGWPAQDNKTTVFNRYCRAGFTSKVGLCSSVRQMHWYYEAGVANTLFPRCYNICQGDQMHAFVEDFRLTGCLSLLKWLVDKVNAEDEDAVRSPTGTVPLKALDFAIKRCSDYISAQSHEDIDQEAEKVWSHQWDQFITWYYQIVRGQALFVRTNVPFNKYVLASKHILKKMRKYWPQIDMDGILNMWILKPGNKSRGRGIVLMNKLEDVVAKVNPTGKPDTRYVVQKYIERPLLIHNTKFDIRQWFIVTCAQPLTLWMYRESYLRFCSQKFSLDDFHESIHLCNNAIQCKYNNCGDRDSALPADNMWDATTFKEFLKYDLRHIIYKESLVYFFKISISQGHSDAWDDLIYPGMKQGLVGSLLASQEAMDRRKNSFELYGADFMVMEDFSVWLIEINSHPDMSYSTSVTTRLCRQVMEDTIKVVVDFREDKNANTGDFELAYKQRMPSCQPYLGAALSLQGTRITTCEKKSSLYQDSKSSLVARSPMTKKKSMVHSNIGPVIVDLIEELEIQLDQELYSYYNTDSPKSIPALPATAPAKPSKASISDEKAETVTKSTSACTTSIIKTKSPTPSKTNVQNHTKSSNNEKKSSHKPARKLRTVTAGSKLDTSPRQTLISKIMALQEQSTNMATKSEKSSRKNEDKIIKSAMRDAVKKYKRNVTIRPEVPPLPSLLTSTPKVTPVSTTKSKSRSFPKKQTHKKNKILTDISDMYAVGLSLTK
- the LOC139815559 gene encoding tubulin glycylase 3A isoform X1 gives rise to the protein MNAKDESSSSNLESSSEDKKDKKENIENEDENPGEEVVTKTDATNCDTKSLEEKPDCPENKTEPSLELPLEPTLHERFLRIKQTVKDAIAAHHTFMIYGKSRVIRDCMLKRGWCEKFYRRNSGGDQHVGVDSSPVYLLAGIGDLKDQQSERLLISKMLTNHTVDFLWNTGSDWPGWPAQDNKTTVFNRYCRAGFTSKVGLCSSVRQMHWYYEAGVANTLFPRCYNICQGDQMHAFVEDFRLTGCLSLLKWLVDKVNAEDEDAVRSPTGTVPLKALDFAIKRCSDYISAQSHEDIDQEAEKVWSHQWDQFITWYYQIVRGQALFVRTNVPFNKYVLASKHILKKMRKYWPQIDMDGILNMWILKPGNKSRGRGIVLMNKLEDVVAKVNPTGKPDTRYVVQKYIERPLLIHNTKFDIRQWFIVTCAQPLTLWMYRESYLRFCSQKFSLDDFHESIHLCNNAIQCKYNNCGDRDSALPADNMWDATTFKEFLKYDLRHIIYKESLVYFFKISISQGHSDAWDDLIYPGMKQGLVGSLLASQEAMDRRKNSFELYGADFMVMEDFSVWLIEINSHPDMSYSTSVTTRLCRQVMEDTIKVVVDFREDKNANTGDFELAYKQRMPSCQPYLGAALSLQGTRITTCEKKSSLYQDSKSSLVARSPMTKKKSMVHSNIGPVIVDLIEELEIQLDQELYSYYNTDSPKSIPALPATAPAKPSKASISDEKAETVTKSTSACTTSIIKTKSPTPSKTNVQNHTKSSNNEKKSSHKPARKLRTVTAGSKLDTSPRQTLISKIMALQEQSTNMATKSEKSSRKNEDKIIKSAMRDAVKKYKRNVTIRPEVPPLPSLLTSTPKVTPVSTTKSKSRSFPKKQTHKKNKILTDISDMYAVGLSLTK
- the LOC139815559 gene encoding tubulin glycylase 3A isoform X3, producing MNAKDESSSSNLESSSEDKKDKKENIENEDENPGEEVVTKTDATNCDTKSLEEKPDCPENKTEPSLELPLEPTLHERFLRIKQTVKDAIAAHHTFMIYGDQHVGVDSSPVYLLAGIGDLKDQQSERLLISKMLTNHTVDFLWNTGSDWPGWPAQDNKTTVFNRYCRAGFTSKVGLCSSVRQMHWYYEAGVANTLFPRCYNICQGDQMHAFVEDFRLTGCLSLLKWLVDKVNAEDEDAVRSPTGTVPLKALDFAIKRCSDYISAQSHEDIDQEAEKVWSHQWDQFITWYYQIVRGQALFVRTNVPFNKYVLASKHILKKMRKYWPQIDMDGILNMWILKPGNKSRGRGIVLMNKLEDVVAKVNPTGKPDTRYVVQKYIERPLLIHNTKFDIRQWFIVTCAQPLTLWMYRESYLRFCSQKFSLDDFHESIHLCNNAIQCKYNNCGDRDSALPADNMWDATTFKEFLKYDLRHIIYKESLVYFFKISISQGHSDAWDDLIYPGMKQGLVGSLLASQEAMDRRKNSFELYGADFMVMEDFSVWLIEINSHPDMSYSTSVTTRLCRQVMEDTIKVVVDFREDKNANTGDFELAYKQRMPSCQPYLGAALSLQGTRITTCEKKSSLYQDSKSSLVARSPMTKKKSMVHSNIGPVIVDLIEELEIQLDQELYSYYNTDSPKSIPALPATAPAKPSKASISDEKAETVTKSTSACTTSIIKTKSPTPSKTNVQNHTKSSNNEKKSSHKPARKLRTVTAGSKLDTSPRQTLISKIMALQEQSTNMATKSEKSSRKNEDKIIKSAMRDAVKKYKRNVTIRPEVPPLPSLLTSTPKVTPVSTTKSKSRSFPKKQTHKKNKILTDISDMYAVGLSLTK
- the LOC139815559 gene encoding tubulin glycylase 3A isoform X2; the protein is MNAKDESSSSNLESSSEDKKDKKENIENEDENPGEEVVTKTDATNCDTKSLEEKPDCPENKTEPSLELPLEPTLHERFLRIKQTVKDAIAAHHTFMIYGKSRVIRDCMLKRGWCEKFYRRNSGGDQHVGVDSSPVYLLAGIGDLKDQQSERLLISKMLTNHTVDFLWNTGSDWPGWPAQDNKTTVFNRYCRAGFTSKVGLCSSVRQMHWYYEAGVANTLFPRCYNICQGDQMHAFVEDFRLTGCLSLLKWLVDKVNAEDEDAVRSPTGTVPLKALDFAIKRCSDYISAQSHEDIDQEAEKVWSHQWDQFITWYYQIVRGQALFVRTNVPFNKYVLASKHILKKMRKYWPQIDMDGILNMWILKPGNKSRGRGIVLMNKLEDVVAKVNPTGKPDTRYVVQKYIERPLLIHNTKFDIRQWFIVTCAQPLTLWMYRESYLRFCSQKFSLDDFHESIHLCNNAIQCKYNNCGDRDSALPADNMWDATTFKEFLKSQGHSDAWDDLIYPGMKQGLVGSLLASQEAMDRRKNSFELYGADFMVMEDFSVWLIEINSHPDMSYSTSVTTRLCRQVMEDTIKVVVDFREDKNANTGDFELAYKQRMPSCQPYLGAALSLQGTRITTCEKKSSLYQDSKSSLVARSPMTKKKSMVHSNIGPVIVDLIEELEIQLDQELYSYYNTDSPKSIPALPATAPAKPSKASISDEKAETVTKSTSACTTSIIKTKSPTPSKTNVQNHTKSSNNEKKSSHKPARKLRTVTAGSKLDTSPRQTLISKIMALQEQSTNMATKSEKSSRKNEDKIIKSAMRDAVKKYKRNVTIRPEVPPLPSLLTSTPKVTPVSTTKSKSRSFPKKQTHKKNKILTDISDMYAVGLSLTK